GGCCTGCCGGGAGAGCGGCGAGGGCATCGACGGCCCACCGGGTGGACCGGCGCGCGGCGGGGCGCGGCCGGTCCGGTCCCGGTCAGACGCCGTTCGCGCCCGGCGGCAGCCCCGCCAGCGCCATGACGTGCGCCGCGCGCCGGTCCGGGCGCCGGAGCGCCAGTGGCGCGCCCTCCGGCTCCCGCCTCGGCCACGGGTCGGTCTCCCCGGCGCCGAACGGGCCGTTGTCCGCCGTGGACAGCATGACCCGGCGCAGTCGGTCGACCGTGCCGTCGCGGGGCGGGTCCAGGGTGATGGACGCCGCGTGCGGCTTGCCGCCGCCCCAGCTGGGCCTGCGGTCGCGCAGCGCGGGCGTCGCCGAGACGACCGCCAGCAGCGGCACGGGGTTGTCCGAGTCCGCCAGGCACTCCACCGCGTCCAGCACCTCCTCACCGGCCAGGTGCACGTCGCGCAGCACCACCACCAGCGGGTGGTCGCGGGCGACCAGTTCCAGGAACCGCCGCCACGCCGTCAGCGCCCCGCCGTCCGGCAGGGTCGGGTCGAACAGCGGCAGCAGCCGGGTCGCCAGCGCGTCCGCCTCCGCCCGGCCCACCGCGCACACCGTCGACGACAGCTTCGCCCGCACGGTGTCCAGCCCGTCCTCCGGCCGCACGCCGCAGTACCCGCGCAGCACGTCGGCCACCGCGCCCAGCGGCTCGCCGGGCACGACCCGGGTGTCCACCACGCACGCGCCGTCCACCGAACCGGCGAACCGGTCCAGGAACGCGTCCGGCTCACCCAGCACCGTCACCAGGTGCGGCGTCTCGCGGCGCAGGGTCCGGTCGAGCAGGCCGCGCACCACGGCCAGTTCGCTGTCGTGCTCGTCGGCGTGCGCGCGACACCCGGTGATCTCCCACGCGCCGTCCGCGGTCTCCGTGCCCTGGAACGCCGCACCGGTCAGCTCCCGGGTCTGCCCGCAGATCCACACCGCGCCCTCCGGCACGGACGACAGCACCTGGTGGCAGTGGTCGACCAGCGCGCCGTTGACCGTCGGCGGCGCGTCCCGCTCGGTCAGCACCAGCGCCTCGCCGGTCGCCACCGCGATGTGCACGGCGAGGCCGCGGCTCATCCCGTCGGCGAAGCAGTCCCGCAGCGCCAACGCCGCCCGCACGGCCCGCGCCTCGTCGTCACCGTGCGCGTACGGCCCGCCGAACACCGCCAGCGACGCCGAGCCGATGGACGTGGCTACCGTGCCGCCCAGCTCCTCGATGCCCGACCGCGCCATCGCCGTCGCCTCGGCCAGCGCGTGGTCGACCACGGCCGGGTCGACGTCGGTGATCCCGCTGCGCGGCCGGACCCGCACCAGCGCCACCGTCAGGCGCCGCCGCTGCGCCCCGGAGGACGTCCGGGGCGCCGGGATCGGCTCCACCGGCCGCAGGTGCCGGACCACGGCCTGCTTCCGCCCGGCGGGCAGCGCCAGCGACGGGTCGTGGGTGAGGATGGCCTGCTGCAACTTCTGCAGCGCCGGGCCCGGTTCCAGGCCCAGGTCCTCCACCAGCGACGTGCGCAGCCTGCTGTACACGGCCAGGGCGTCCGCGTGCCGCCCGCACCGGTACAGCGCCAGCATCAGCTGGCCGCACGACCGCTCGCGCAGCCGCTCC
This genomic window from Saccharothrix sp. HUAS TT1 contains:
- a CDS encoding BTAD domain-containing putative transcriptional regulator, which codes for MEFRLLGPLEVLHDGRPIALGGIKQRATLGFLLLKANQVVPTSQLLSALWPGEDPPASARKMLQNAVWSLRAALSATDGPGAPRLSTQAPGYVLQVDPARVDLYRFHELAERGRAERGRPEVEAKVLREALATWRGAALADLVESGICWPELTVVENARLDAMEDYFDAELACGRHQSVLGELEAVVEAERLRERSCGQLMLALYRCGRHADALAVYSRLRTSLVEDLGLEPGPALQKLQQAILTHDPSLALPAGRKQAVVRHLRPVEPIPAPRTSSGAQRRRLTVALVRVRPRSGITDVDPAVVDHALAEATAMARSGIEELGGTVATSIGSASLAVFGGPYAHGDDEARAVRAALALRDCFADGMSRGLAVHIAVATGEALVLTERDAPPTVNGALVDHCHQVLSSVPEGAVWICGQTRELTGAAFQGTETADGAWEITGCRAHADEHDSELAVVRGLLDRTLRRETPHLVTVLGEPDAFLDRFAGSVDGACVVDTRVVPGEPLGAVADVLRGYCGVRPEDGLDTVRAKLSSTVCAVGRAEADALATRLLPLFDPTLPDGGALTAWRRFLELVARDHPLVVVLRDVHLAGEEVLDAVECLADSDNPVPLLAVVSATPALRDRRPSWGGGKPHAASITLDPPRDGTVDRLRRVMLSTADNGPFGAGETDPWPRREPEGAPLALRRPDRRAAHVMALAGLPPGANGV